The window CGAAAGGGGTGGGTGCGCTTTATCTTAAAAAAGGTGTAAGAATTTCCCCCTTAATTGAAGGGGGTAGCCAGGAAGGAGGGAAGAGAGCGGGGACGGAGAATCTTTTGGGAATTATCGGAATGGGGAAAGCTGCTCTCATTGCCAAAAGGGAAATGGAAAATAGGGAGAAAAAGTTAAAACCATTAAGGGATACCCTAATCCGAGAAATCCCTTCCCGGATGGAACGGGTTTATCTTACTGGTCATCCGACAATCCGTTTGCCGAACCATTGTAGTTTTTGCGTGGAATTCATTGAAGGGGAAGCGATGCTTCTCTTCTTAGACGAAGAAGGGATTGCTGCTGCCTCTGGTTCCGCCTGTACTTCCCAAACTCTAAAATCATCCCATGTCCTCGCCGCCCTCGGGATTGAACCTGCTTTAGCCCAAGGTTCCATCATTTTCACTTTGGGAGAAGAGAATACCGAAGAAGACATCTTCTACCTTTTAGAAAAATTTCCCCCCATCGTCGGAAGATTGAGAGAGATGTCCCCTCTTTATGCTAAATACTTAAAAGAGAAATTGTCCGCCTGAGGCGGAAAAGGAGGAATAGGATGTATTCAGAAAAGGTAATTGAGCATTTCAAAAACCCAAGGAATGTCGGAGAGATTCCGGATGCAGATGGCGTTGGGGAAGTTGGCAATCCGGTCTGTGGCGATATGATGACCTTTTATATCAAAGTGAAGGATGGTGTCTTAGTTGATGTGAAGTTTAAGACCTTCGGTTGTGGGGCGGCGATTGCGGTCTCCAGTATCGTCTCCGAAATGGCGAAAGGAAAAACAATTGAAGAAGCATTAAAAATTACTCGGGATATGGTCGCCAAAGAGTTGGGGGGTCTGCCTCCCAATAAACTCCATTGCTCAAATTTGGGGGCGGATGCCCTCCACAAGGCGATTGAAGATTACTTGAAAAAACAGGAAAAAAGCAAAAGGGAGGGTTAGGGATATGAAGAGAAAAGAGAAATGTCAATGTCCATTTTGCCAGCAAGAAATCTTTTATGATGACCTGATCTGCCAGACCTGCGGGATGGCATTCTTTCTCTGCTCTTGTGGTCAACTCGTTTCCCAAAAAGATAAGTGTTGTCCAAAGTGTGGGGAAAAAGTAAAGGAAAAGGAGTAGATATGAAAAAGTGGCAATGCACAATTTGTGGTTATATCTACGACCCCCAAAAGGGGGACCCAGATAACGGAATTCCACCCAATACCCCATTTGAGAATTTGCCGGATAACTGGGTCTGCCCGGAGTGTGGGGCGGAAAAGGATATGTTTGAGGAATTGGAAGATTAAAAGCAACAAGAGAAGTTGGCGTTGACATTTTTCTCTTTTGCTTTATAATCAAAAAGTTAGGAGGAGATATGAAACAGATATTAGTATTTTTATTTTTTCTCGTTTCCTTTTCTTTATGGGGAAAAGAAATTTACTCTCCGGGTGAAATTATTGTGGAGTTTGCACCCGAGGTTCGTGCCCAGTTGTCCCGGGAAAAGAATAACTCCCTCTCTTTTTCTGACGGCATCATCCTCACTGGTTTA is drawn from candidate division WOR-3 bacterium and contains these coding sequences:
- the nifU gene encoding Fe-S cluster assembly scaffold protein NifU, coding for MYSEKVIEHFKNPRNVGEIPDADGVGEVGNPVCGDMMTFYIKVKDGVLVDVKFKTFGCGAAIAVSSIVSEMAKGKTIEEALKITRDMVAKELGGLPPNKLHCSNLGADALHKAIEDYLKKQEKSKREG
- the rd gene encoding rubredoxin, producing MKKWQCTICGYIYDPQKGDPDNGIPPNTPFENLPDNWVCPECGAEKDMFEELED